gttaattcccaagtcatttaaaaaaaaaaaagtcaaaccttaaatgttttataaaaagcaGCATCtaatgcttttaatatttcttcatcAGGGCGCCACTTCAGTTTTCCTCTGAGTCCATGACCTGTTTTATAAGTTTCTAGTGCAACTAAAACATGAAATGGATGTATTCGAGCCTAGAAACAAGACAAAGAtagaaagtaaaagcaaaattcaagttaaaaaatagtaattatgCATTTTCATTACATGGTGTGCTACTGTAgctaagaaatacattttataaagaaaagagaaaaatgaggatTTTTAACCTTAGAATTCTGAGTCAGAATGTAATCTggtatattggggctggggttatagctcaatggtagagtgcttgcctcttatatgtgatgcactgggtttaatcctcagtaccacataaaattgaataaataaaataaaggtattgtgtccacctacaactaaaaatatatatatttttaatattttttagttgtagatggacacaatgtctttattttatttatttatttttatgtgctgctgaggatcgaacccagggcctcaacacttgctaggcaagtgctctaccactgagctacagccccagcccctaaaaatattttttaaaaaatgttaatctgCTATAAAAGTCTCAGAACACTTAAAATATGCACTAACTACATTTCCAAAATTTAGAAGCCAACTTTTTCAGttagtagataaagaaaaaaaaaagatgcatgacAATACTTACCTTTTTCAACAGTTTTTCATTACATAGTTTTTCACATACTAAAGATACTTCTGAATTTCCTGGTTCAAGCACTGAATTAGCAGTCATCTTTCCTAGATTCCTTAGCAATGCAGTAAGAGGCATTTCTTGTAACAAAGCCTTCCATACCTATAGAAAGGAATGTAAAGAATCAAGGAGAAATGAACTGAGTATAACACAGGTATATCAATGATAGGAGTTTATTTTCCAAGGCTTTTATTTAGACTTCAAAGTACTTTCAGAATGAGAATTTGTCTTAAGACTAATCAAATAAGCTTAACTTACTAGAATAAGAAAGtatgtattttatgaagaaaatacaaagatgatttttaaaaattaggcagGATATGGTGTGGAGTGGATCTGACACAAAATGCCAATTGGACATCAGTATTAGAtgttttaaattaacattaatttcaagacattttttagttaatttctgtctgtctctctttttgcaagactggggattgaatcagggccttttacatataatatttccttttaaaataattaatttactcACCTCTTTAGATTTTAAGTGATTTGTTAGAAGATGTTCCCTAACTAATCTATGTTCTTCTATTAGATGAATGACTTCCAGTTCATCTTTTGTGCGCTTCACTTTCTCTACAGCCTCCAGatactttaataatttttcagtttccacaGTAAGTGCTTTTTCTTTATACAATTCATGGACCTCCTTCCAGCCCTTTGTAATATATTTGGTCACAATGGCAAGTCCTTTAATAAGATAAAGAATTGAAAAGGCAGGCAGGATTACCAAGTAAAAAATAGAACATGTTTCTGGAGAATGCAGCATATGATAGCTTAACTCCCCTCAAGTGAGATGCAGTTTTCTTTACTATCACAAACATATTTAAGCAAATGGAGCAAATTAATTTAGCAAATTTTATCATTACTGTTTAAATATGAGACTTCTGGGGAAAGAAAACATCTATATCCTAAATAATTTACAGAGGCTTGTTCCCCCACCTGCCCCACAATACCAGCATTATAAACTGTAGGCAGTGCCCATTTCAGGTTCACAATCTCAGAACAATTCACAAGAATACAGATCTATGTCAATAAATAGTTATTAGTCCTTCTCTGCTTCTGAATCAATATGCTTTTCTGAATAGTAGAAATTAAGTGGAAATGGACAGGTAGGTACttttaaaactgtctttaaaaaacaaattaaagcatatatataaacaatacaTATTTCAGTTAGGACATTACaggataaattaagaaaaaagaaaaatagtttgctcattctttctgtaatttcttctAATAGTAGAAAGAGCTTTGtgagtgaagaaataaatattgatctTTCTAGGTGTTCGTTTCCATATCTGTTAAAAAGGGGGGAATTCATTTACTAAATTTAAATGTCTACAAGGCAAAGTCAGACAAAGTAAGGAAATAAAACAGCCTATGGTGATGTCAAAGTCATTAGGACTGTGATGAATTGAGGAGAGCATATACTGACATGTGTTAGCCAAGTATTGCCTTAGTActattaaaaatgtacttttaagaAGTCAGAATATGGATTTTTATGAAGTCTTCTGActtccattttttccttaaaatattttattggtcaaATTAAACACAGCTAAGCAAGAATAAACCTATGTGCTATTTCTTTGAACTCTAAACAATATGAGCAAAAGTTTGTACCAATATACAGGAACTTCTAAGGTATTGTGAATCTTTTATCTTCCAGATTTTTggttttggattgaacccagagagtgcttaaccactaagccacatccccagcccccccccccctttttttttttcatattttgttttgagacagggtctagctgagttgcttagggcctcactaagttgctgaggctttgaactcaagattctcttccctctgcctcccaagctgttgggattacaaggtGTGCACTATTGAGCCTAGCTTTATCTTCCAGATTTTGTAATGATATATTAAACGATTAAATGTTTCATGCAAGCATGTCTTCTACATTGTCTTaccaaggaaaataatttattaaagcaaTCTTATCCTACCCAATTCTGTAATTACAGTAGCCTGCAGGTACATAATACCCAATAAATGAATCATACTTTGATTTCAGTTAGGACATTAACATATTACTTATTTTGGTAGcttatagtttatttaaaattcattctgaaAAGCCAAGGGGTCCTCTAAGCCAGATATGATATTGCTATAATTAACAAGGTTTTAAATATCAGTTTTGTTCCTATCAGTTAAGAAACATCTACTAACTCTGTATTTTGTATATCAAGAAAAGAAAGCCCAGAATAACTATTTCCACAAGTTCAGAAACTAATCTGTCCAATCAGAATTAGCAATAGGTGATCTTTTAAGTCTCATACTTACTTTATTTTACTATGCAGTGTTTCAACAAACAAATTAGGCTGGGTGCCTATCTCCCTTATACTACTCAAAGATTTAAGTGCTAAAAAAAACAAAGCAGCATAACTGGGAAAAATCACAGGTAAATATTTACTTACATGACCTTAGAAAAAGCCTttctaaacctaacataaaacaaaaacctgtGAAGGTACAAGTTTGACTACATTAAAATCCCCAACTTCAATGTGCCAGAAGCACGCCTGCATATGTATGCACAtgggcacatacacacacaaaagacaaagaaaaaaatggggggggggggtttgcaTCAATGTGTATCAATCACTAACTCCTATAATACATATTCCAAGTACTTAGAACAATGTCCATCAATAATAGGtactcaatatttgttgaatgaatgaatggtgatAATAATcaacatcaaaaagaataaatatgttgaAGCAGGGGAGGGGAAATAATAATGCACTTCTACTACATACCAGAAAATATGTATGCTAAGTAAGTATTTTAAGATACATTATTATGTTTAGTTACAATAATTGTAAATGTTATCCTTCTCCCTTTTCTAATAGAGGAAGGCACAAAAACTCAGAAAGATTAATTTACTTGGCTTAAGTACACAAAGTAacaagcagaaataaaatttgagaggctacattttcaagtttcatttatgatagaaaaaaaaagtcaaattttagACATGCTGATTTTTGCAgaagttcatattttaaattatttcttccaaGAAGTTTTTATATTCTTCCTAAGAGGGACTGATAATTATTTTAGATACAACTAACTTCAAGTCTTTTCCCATAGGTTTAGAAAAAGTACTCAAGTTACCCTGTGAAAGCTAAGGACAATTAACACCCTACATTGTTAAACTGTGCACTATCTTAAGTAGCCTTTAGGTTCCTTGGCAACAATGTTCTAGTGAGATGGGGATGAGGGGTGTCTACAGCAGTACAGTTTTGTTATCTGCCATTTGACAAGCTGGTGTTTGCTTATTACAACTTTAGTCCATACTCCATTCATAGCCCACACTCATTTGGGTAAACACTCGAGCTAGCATGGTGACATTTTAAGATTTAGATGTTAATTTGTAAAATTGTTATATGATTCTTGATTATCAATGTCTGGATTGCCTATGATTAGTTGTTAGGTGTTTAGTTCCAGGTtggcattaaatattttaattagtcaATCAATCTGTCTCAAAAAGGCTAATTCTTGGAAATAATTACataatgtcaaataaaaattcactatttATTCTACAATCCATTCCCCCATACCCCATGAACATCTTATGCTTACCTTCACTGGAAGGCTTAAGATGTGATAGTCTTAACAGATCTTTGTGAGACCAgccatttctttgtttatattttgtaacTGCTAGAGCAAGGGCCATGCCTCCTTTTTCATTGTACCAGTCTGCAATAGCCTTCCGGAGAGCACGACCCCACATACCACATTTCATGCTTTCCTTCAGATCTTTCTTAAATTGGATAAATGTAAAGAGATGTGTAGGAATACGACAAACTTCAGAAACAGCTTTAAATGCTGCTTGTTTTGTGCTTATGTCAGAACACTGGGAACAAATAGCAAGTGCAAAGAGCAAAGGCTCTTGCTTTATGGTTCTGCCTTCTTGACTAAATGACTTTATTTCCTGTATCACTTCATAACCTTTGCCATCTTCAATCAATCTAATTAAAGCTTCAGCATTTTCAAGGCCCAGCTTCTGTTCTTTGATATAGTAAGTCCCACCTTCAGAACCAAAACATAAGAACCGATGCAGTCTATTCATGTCAGTGACTTGCCATACATATCCATCTTCAGAATTGGCTACTTGCTTTTCATTCAGTGGctgcatttgatttagagtttcctccatttttccttttaggAAACCTATGAGAAAAGCAAAATGTTATTACAACTAGatgtacaaaataaaatcatataaaggaaaacaatatTAATATTCACACACTGAAGTTACTGGAATCTGTtacaaacataattaaaaaatatctttaaagccaagttttcttttaatataaaatcaatatagaTGCtcttaagaaaaattagaaaaaggaaaaaatgaaaggaaaagaaaagccctATGTGACCACCAAAAATGACCTCTAACAAGACTtgcttaagtttttaaaatgttcttgctttgtatttatatttttataaaccagGGAAATTCAAATACTTCAAAGCAAACAAGCTAGATTATAGCCATGGTGATATGATAATTAGCAGCTACAACTAAAGAATCATATTTCTGAGGTACATTGTCCGGGAGATGAAACAGGTAGTACAGCACCATGTCTCTAGGCccaaagaggaggaaagggagaggaagagatgaAGCAATGTTAACTGACTCTAGGAAATATCTTACTCCCTGAAGAACTGTAGACATATTTTTTTGCTGCCTATCCAACAtccattcctctttctcttttcttttccaagtcTTTCAGCCTTTCAGGGTGTTAGGCCTTTCCCTAGCCCAAAGGAGTAAACCTTGATTGCTCTAAGCTAATGGTTCTCAAACTGGATGTGCATCAAAATTATCTAAAAGGCCGATTAAAACACATACTGGTGAGTTCTACTCAGCCGTGAGTGTCTTTCATAATTAAAGAAGTCTAGGGTGAGGCCTAAGCATGTGTATTCATCACAAGTTCCTAGATGCTGCTCATGTGGTATATACTTAGCCACAATCCTGGTACTCTCATTCTCCTTGCTATGAGAGGGATATAAATTGGGTACTTGTTAGGATCCACTGCAACCTGTTTGCTGGAGTATGCTTTTCaaatcttctcctcctcctcctcctgttttttttttttttttttgatactagggattgagcccaggggcacttaactactgagccacatccctagctctttttatattttattttgagacaggagctcactaagttgttcaggatttcgctgaattgctgagaccggctttgaactcgtgattttccattttccaGCCTCAACCTACTAAGACActtggattacagttgtgtgtcaccatgcccagcaagttTTCTTTACTCTTAAAGGGGGCTTAGGCTCTTGAAAAGGCATGTTTCTCTTTACTGCCCTCTGATATTATCATCTGCAAGTGACAGTGGGTAGTGAAACTGTCTACAGACCATGAAAAGAGTCAGATTTTGAGGACATGTCAAGGAATCTGAGATCCTTGAGCTCCCTGCGACCAAATTTCCTCTTATGTCATAGACATATCCTTGGTATTTAAGccattttaaagtttcattatTTGTAATTGAGAGCATCCTAATTAACATTCCTCTAATTGTGCTTGCTTGTGGTTTATGTCATCTGTAATGACCTCCACTTCTCTCCTTACATCATTTCTACACTTGGGTCTTGGCCAAAATCTACAAAGTTACCAGAACTAACTTTCCTACAATTgcatccctttttattctttaagggAACAACCATAATCATCCCTGGTTCATCAGTCTACCATTATTCATACTGTACTTCAGTAACTCTAGGTCCTTCATTCAGGTCCCTAAATCCATCCACAGGGTTTCTGCCCATGGCAAACAACACAGCCAACAAAAAATCTCAACGAGCACCTAATGTAAGACATGAATGTTTCTCttcacaaaaaagtaaaaaaaaaaaaaaaaaaaaaaaaaaaaaaaaaaaaaaaaaagaattcctgctTTCAGAGAAACCACATTCATTTGTGGAGGTATAAATATAAATGCTGTCTCAATAATTCAGGAAGATCTGTGCAGCAAATACAAACTGAAAAAGCTGAAAGGCATTCCAAATGGAGGTTTCCGAAATGCTGGTCTTTTTCTATAGATTCTAGAAAAGGAATTATCTAAATGTACTGGCATAGTTGTAAAGACACACTAACAGAAATGTAGTAGCTTAAAGAGAAACACATGGTagaagttttgttttgaaaaggaTACATGTTTATACATTGTGGTGAGGGCTAAGGAATGGAATCCTAATGAATATTAACAATTGGGAGCTTAGGAAAGAAGGGTCCTTTACTCAAGAGATCAAGTAGATAAAGGGCAGGAAAATACCATTGGGCTTAGTAAACAGAAATAACTAGAAAATCTAATGGCAGTACAGTGGTTATAAGAAATAGATTTATTATAATGAGATAGGAGGGTATTCAGTGAGGAACAGAATCCACAGAATAGACTACTCTAAAGGAAGCATAGGTATAAATGATGAAAGCATAGGTATAAAAGACTGAAATCTAtcctcagaacacttggaatggaacaccatttgactcagctattcccctcctcggtctatacccaaaggacttaaaatcagcatactacaaagGCATGTTTCTCTTTACTGCCCACATTcacatagcagcacaattcacaatagctaaatggtggaaccaacctagatgcccttcaatagatgaatggattaaaaaatgtggcatacatgcacaatggaatattactcagcaataaaagagaataaaatcatggcatttacaggtaaatggatggagttagagaagataatgctaagtgaagttagctaatcccaaaaaatcaaatgccaaatattttctttgaggctgattcatagtgggatagggagcaggagcatgggaggaatagatgaactctagctagatagagcagaggggttggaggggaagggagggggcatgggataattaatgattgtggaatgtgatgataattactatccaaagtacatgtatgaagacacgaattggtgtgaatatactatgtatacaaccagagatatgaaaaattgtcctctctctataatatgaattgtaatgcattctgctatcatatataaataaatcacataaaaaaacaacatactacaatGATACAGTcccaccaatgtttatagcagctcaactcatgataactaaactatggaaccaacctaggtacccttcaacaaatgaatggataaagaaaatatggcatatacacacagtggaatattactcagccttaaagaatgaaataatggcatttgctgataaatggatggatattATGCTAAtcgaaataagccaattcccaaaaaccaatggctgaatgttttctctgatatgaggatgctaattcacaattggGGGCAGGTActtgggaagaatagaggtactctgGGTTGGACAGAGGTGATTgaagggggcatgggagtaggaaggatagtagaatgaatcagacattatgtGCCTATTTGATTATACAACTGGTATGATTCTacttcatgtataaccagaaaaatgagaagttatactccatttatgtcaaaatgcattctatggtcatgtacaactaattagaacaaaaaatttaaaaaaggactggaatcTAGAGGAaaaccttaaaaattttttttagttgtagatggacacaatatttttatttttatgtggtgctgaggatcaaactcagtgcctcacatgtgcaaggcaagagctctaccactaagctacagccccatcccagaaaaatctttttttttaatcttcaatgGGAGGGAACTGAGGTTAAGACTGAAAGAGTCAATTGGAAAGTTGAAAATACAGTAAAGAAAGGGTATTATGGAAAGAGTGATATTCCCGAAAGCAGACATATGACTTTAGAACATCGAACTGGCCTACTCATGGCGAGAGATAGCTGTGAAGATTACACATAAAGTGATTTGAGACAGATGGAGGTATAAAGAAATAAGAGGAAGTTCCCATCTGACAGAATATGTAGAATTCTATGGGAAGCCACCCATGAATTACTTGAGGGTCTTTACCCCGGGTATAGCAGCCAGGGAGGTTTAGGTTTGGCATTGTGAACTATTTGTGGCTCCTCCCACTCAATAAATTGCCCAATGCACATGACCTTTATCTCTGCTCTACTAGGAACATCCCTCACAGAAGCTCCAGACATGGGTGGAATCCCTTGGGAACTGAACAGGCCACCTTCTTTTGGCAAAGAATattccatggaaaacctttgatgttcccgatataaataaagcaagcccGGGCTccattttgctctttttagtGTGGAAGCCCGTCCTgctcctgctttttaaaaaatatttcctatgtcCTGTAGTTTTTTCCTTGTTCTACTTTTCTTAGCCTTTATTCTGCTGTCAGCGCATGCCACCGAGAGGAACCCCATTTCCACAGACCACATGAGATGTGGGTGGAAGAGTTCCAAATGGTATGTGGGGCAGTTTGGTGTCTAGGGGAGCAATGAAAGACTGGGTCTGCGATGGGAACATATGATGTGGGAACAAGTGCATGAGAGATGGAGCTCTTTAGATTTTTAATGTGACTAAGGGGGCAGTTTTATTGagtcatgttcaaaacaccagggTCAATATTCCAAATAAAACTGGTACAAATATACTTATGTCAATGAAGGTTAGGTCTCAGGTATTATATGAGCATATCAGTCATTAGGGACTGATTTAAAGTACTGATTAAGGTTGAAACTCCTGGTGTAgttgatgtttctttttattctcaccCCCTTTTAAATTTGCCTTTCAATCCAAAAAACTTTAAGAAGACTAACTGCCTTCTCAAACACTAATAACTTAATTGACAAttccagtagaaaaaaaattatcttgtttTGATCTTTACAATGCATTTGTTAATACTGATctctgatacacacacatatatatacacacgtatatatgtatacatacacacacacacacacacacacacacacacatattttggtactgggaattgaactcagggatactcaacttctgagccacatccccagccctattttgtagacagggtctcactgagttgctacgcgccttgctgttgctgaggctggctttgaacctgggatcctcctgactcaccctgggattacagatgtgcactaccactcctggtttttttttttttttaaagagagagtgagagaggagagtgagagaggagagagagagagagagagagagagagagagagagagagagagagagaatttttaatatttatttcttagttctcggcggacacaacatctttgttggtatgtggtgctgaggatcgaacccgggccgcacgcatgccaggcgagcgcgctaccgcttgagccacatccccagccccactcctggtttttaaacatatttaatattaGGTATTCAGGTGATGTCAGATCAGGCTGGGCAGGCagcaaccaaaggaggcagatttaaaagggccgctgaacaggctttattgagatatcactcccgggcGGAACTCGATctgacccacagaggggacaggggacaggggaagggtctgaggagaaaccgcgtggaagctcgaccggactggacttttatggggcttacagcaggaagggaagggcttgggacaggaaaaggtgtctctagggtcccttgcccccttggagttggtcaggggagttggctgaactccaggattggccagggggtcctgctgattgacaggcgttagtcaggagacctggctgattgacaggcgtttccttcggcatctgattgatgttcaaAGCAGCTccggctgctttgttctaagttgccactaagttGCCACTTAGTCGCCACCAAGTTGCTGCCACCGACCTAACACGTATCATTTGTAGAACAAGtagcaaaataaacatttaagtaaaaaaaaggaTGTCTAGAAAAAAGGTAATCTCTAAAATATAACCCTTATAATCACtactataaatttaaataaaaattatgggaGGCCATCGTCTTGTTCTGAGCACCTATACTAGGTTTTAATAGATCAGACCAAAACAAAACGGAGTCATTCATGCTAAATACCACATAgtcaaacttaaaatttaaaaaaatttaaagaagccGACAGATGATAGATctcaaaacagacaaaattttCCTGAAAACAGGAGATTCTAGTTCATCTGAATCAGCAAGGTAGTATCTCTTTAACCCTTACAAAAAAGCAATCTGAAGTAACCTGACGTTTACATATGACATGTCCCCCCAAGGCTAATATATCAAAAATGTAagaatatttagaggtgaaatgattcatttatgaaagtcttaacctaatcaacACATTAA
The sequence above is drawn from the Urocitellus parryii isolate mUroPar1 chromosome 9, mUroPar1.hap1, whole genome shotgun sequence genome and encodes:
- the Ro60 gene encoding RNA-binding protein RO60 — its product is MEETLNQMQPLNEKQVANSEDGYVWQVTDMNRLHRFLCFGSEGGTYYIKEQKLGLENAEALIRLIEDGKGYEVIQEIKSFSQEGRTIKQEPLLFALAICSQCSDISTKQAAFKAVSEVCRIPTHLFTFIQFKKDLKESMKCGMWGRALRKAIADWYNEKGGMALALAVTKYKQRNGWSHKDLLRLSHLKPSSEGLAIVTKYITKGWKEVHELYKEKALTVETEKLLKYLEAVEKVKRTKDELEVIHLIEEHRLVREHLLTNHLKSKEVWKALLQEMPLTALLRNLGKMTANSVLEPGNSEVSLVCEKLCNEKLLKKARIHPFHVLVALETYKTGHGLRGKLKWRPDEEILKALDAAFYKTFKTVEPTGKRFLLAVDVSASMNQRVLGSILNASTVAAAMCMVVTRTEKDSSIVAFSHEMVPCPVTTDMTLQQVLIAMNQIPAGGTDCSLPIIWAQKTNTAADVFIVFTDNETFAGSIHPAIALKEYRKKMNIPAKLIVCGMTSNGFTIADPDDRGMLDMCGFDTGALDVIRNFTLDVI